In Planctomycetota bacterium, the genomic window CTGCGGCCAGAAACCTGAATTCCGAATTCGCAATTCGCAATTCAGTTTGCCCCCCTTTAACCACGGACGATATCTTCACCCTGCGCGGTAAACCAATGGTTAAATGTATTGAACCGGCTAAAAACTTGAATTTACCAGTTGAGCGGCGCAATCAGAAATGGGTTTATGTGTCTCTTCATACAAACAATGAAGAGCATTATTTCTTTAAAGATGGCTATTTAGTAGGCTGGAAACGAATGAGTCTGTAAGGACAAAAGGAGATAGTATGAAAAAATCGTTATTATTAATCTGTATACTTGGTGTCCTTTGTGCCTTTGTGGTGTCGCAGGCCGTCTATGCCGGTTCCTGGCCGGATTTCTCCAATCCCGGCGGCGGCTCGTGGTATACCGGCTACTACCGTCCTGTCTCCATCAACAACACCGCCGGCGCGCAAACCGATTACCAAGTCGCCATTACCCCTTTTACCGATTCTAACTTTATTAATAATTCAGGACTGGTCGGCTCGTGGCACTTCTCGGAAGGTTCGGGCACCACCACCGCCGATATGTCCGGTAACAGGAATAACGCAACGCTTAACGTTGGTGGAACTCTGGTTGATAACTGTGATGCCACCGCCGGCTGGACCGCTTCCGCCGCCGGTTCAGTAAGCCTTAATAATAGCCTTTACCGGGAAGGCGCTGGCGCGGTAAACTGTATAAAAACAGGGTTAACTACCACTCAAGTATTTTTTTACAAGACCATTGCCGTAACTAATATGCAGAATAAATGGCTTAATGTATGGGTATATATCAACAACCAGGCTACCCTTAACAAAATTGGCCTGATGGAAGTGTTTGCGCTGAAGTCTGATTATTCCTGGTATATCTATAAAAGCCCTATTTTGCCTGCTTCTCTACAGGTGGGTTGGAACCTCTTATCGCTTGATACCGCTAATCCCAGCGGGACATTCGGAACGCCGGATTTAACACAGGTAAACCAAATAAGGCTTGATGTTGACACCAATACTATCGATAAGACTTACGCCGCGGGCGATATTATTATGGACTATTGGTTCCTGTCTAATACCCAACCGACCTTTCCCGCCTGGACAGACGGCAAATTCGGCAAGGCGTTATCCTTTGACGGAGTGGATGATTATTTGGAAATCCCATCTTCTTCCTCGCTAAATAATTTAATTACTGCAACATGGGAAACCTGGGTATACCCAACGCTTTCTGTTAGAGGGGATGGTCACCAACAAAAAATAATCTGGAGAAATGGCCCTTCGGCAAGTAATGCATCTATACAGATGTATTGGGCAGGCGATACTTTTACAGTTGGAGCGTATGTAAATGCTTGGAATACGGCATCAAAAGGGGGATACAATATAAATCAATGGTATCATGTGATTGGAACTTTAGACGGTTCAAATATTAAACTCTATATTAATGGAGTTAATGTAGCAACTACGCCATGCGGGTCACTTGGAACAGGTTCAACAGTATGGAGATTAGCAACATGGGATTCTACCGGCTATGATTTCAAAGGCATCATAGACGAAGTCCGCATTTATAACCGGGCGCTTACGTCCGCCGAAATTTCCACCCGCTATAACTACTATACCACTAAACTCAAAGGCGATTATTCGGATATCCGCTTCACCGCCTCAACCGCCACCGGCAGCGCCGAACTTTCTTACTGGCAGGAAACTGATAATAAATTCTGGGTCAAAGTCCCCAATCTGCCCGCCAATAATTCTTATATCTATATGTATTACGGCAATCCCTCGGCAACCTCGGTTTCCAATATCAATACCGCCTTTATCTTTGGGGATGATTTCTCGGTCGGCGGCCTTAATCCGGCTTGGGCGACTTATCAAAACGGCGGCGGAACAATTACCGTAACTAATGGCGCCGCCGTCCTGGATTGCAATAGTTTCGCCGGTTGTGTCCGCCTCGAAAAAGCGGGATTGGCCGCGCCGTATATTATTGATGCCATCGCTAAAATAGAGTACCCCTA contains:
- a CDS encoding DUF2341 domain-containing protein — encoded protein: MKKSLLLICILGVLCAFVVSQAVYAGSWPDFSNPGGGSWYTGYYRPVSINNTAGAQTDYQVAITPFTDSNFINNSGLVGSWHFSEGSGTTTADMSGNRNNATLNVGGTLVDNCDATAGWTASAAGSVSLNNSLYREGAGAVNCIKTGLTTTQVFFYKTIAVTNMQNKWLNVWVYINNQATLNKIGLMEVFALKSDYSWYIYKSPILPASLQVGWNLLSLDTANPSGTFGTPDLTQVNQIRLDVDTNTIDKTYAAGDIIMDYWFLSNTQPTFPAWTDGKFGKALSFDGVDDYLEIPSSSSLNNLITATWETWVYPTLSVRGDGHQQKIIWRNGPSASNASIQMYWAGDTFTVGAYVNAWNTASKGGYNINQWYHVIGTLDGSNIKLYINGVNVATTPCGSLGTGSTVWRLATWDSTGYDFKGIIDEVRIYNRALTSAEISTRYNYYTTKLKGDYSDIRFTASTATGSAELSYWQETDNKFWVKVPNLPANNSYIYMYYGNPSATSVSNINTAFIFGDDFSVGGLNPAWATYQNGGGTITVTNGAAVLDCNSFAGCVRLEKAGLAAPYIIDAIAKIEYPYGAHRFRFCSQNAGFDIGIFDSNNIYFNAWTGVVVANTAYVRLKQIHQSNRVDWQIFNLDGSQVYNNNYVPGGAPSGIYYYLGDDPNGGCKVTLDTVFVRKYASPEPTVAAPGAESYGSSKRVETANWASLCPAGKAIVMGQSIAQVSFTASVTGTNIARWKKFRIDKNITGVATPVPDNKIEIQIWMENNNNGFWDTGDTFISKGNFTNGICYLNMKQWQVTTTTKTYYIVYKLAGDIGGGQRAGVKIVDSSYLEFENATCVGVP